Genomic window (uncultured Hyphomonas sp.):
AACGAACATCATCTTTGCGCCGGGAGGTGTTCCCTATGCTGTGTTTGAAGGTGGTATCACGACCGAGGAACGTGTCTGGACCGCGCCTGCGACCCTTAAATATCTGGATGAGATTTCCGGTGTGAACTAGCGCGTCACAGCAGCCTGTCTTCCGCGATGGTGACTGTATGGTCGCGGGTCTTGAAGAGAATGATGTCGGCCCGCTGTTTCAGCGGGGCGATGTTCTCTCGCAGGTTCGGCAGGTTGATCCGCTCCCAGACGGATTGGGCGAATTCGAGCAATTCCGGTTCCGCCATGTGCAGGAAATTCGCATAGAAGGATGACGGATCGTTCCGGGCGTCATTCCAAAGGCGCACGAAACGCTCCAGGAACCAGGCGAGCAGGTCATCTTCGCTGGCGTCGAGATAGATCAGCAGGTCCGGCTCATGCGTCCCTCTCGGGGGCGGGGACAGCGGCTGGAAGCCGAGGCCTTCGAGGATGAGCACGTCCGGCTGCGCGATGGTGCGCGTCAGCGCCGGGTCCACGTCATAGGTCACATGGCTGTAGGCCGGGAACGGCGCCTCGCCATTGCGCAGGGCACTGAGGGCTTCGCCGAGAGACTTATGGTCATAGGTTTCCGGGAAGCCCTTGCGAAGGGTCAGGTCACGTTCGGCCAGCACGCTGTTCGGGAACAGGAAGCCATCGGTCGATACGGTTTCGACTTCCAGTGTATCGTCCAGCATGTCGGCGAGCGCCCCGGCAAGTGTCGTCTTGCCGGAAGCGACTGAACCCGTGAGCCCGGCGATCAGGCCCGCCCGGTCCGATTGCAACTCGGTGAGGCGGGCCGCCAAAGCGCGAATGCCGTCGTCAGGGGGCGTCTGCGGTGTTGTCGTCATTCCGGGCCGATCATCTGATTGCGAAACGCTCGCAACCTATACGGTTCGTTTGGCTTTGTCCTCTGCATTCGCGCCTTCGATGGCTTCGCGGGCTGCAGACCATTGCTCGTCGCTCCAGGCGGCCAGCGCACTGAAGTTTCCGCCGGATGCGTTGTACATACCGCCGTCGATCGCAATGGTCTGCCCATTGATGTACTCGGCGCCCGGCGCCATCAGCAGGACGGCAAGGTTCACAAGCTCATGCATTTCGCCGACGCGCCCCATCGGGTTGGCGACGCCGCGCTCCATGCTGCTCTCGCCCGAATCCGGTGACAGGCGTGCCCAGGCGCCCTTGGTGGGGAAGGGGCCGGGTGCGATTGCATTGAAGCGCAGGCCGTAGCGGCCCCACTCGACGGCAAGCGATTGTGTCATCGTGTTAACGGCGGCTTTCGACATGGCGGATGGCACCACGAACGGCCCGCCATTCCAGACCCACGTCGTCAGGATGGAGCAGACATTGCCCTTCAGCTTCTGGTCAATCCAGCGCTTGCCGATGTCGTGCGTCATGTAGAAGGACCCGCGGAACACGATGTTGGAAATTGCATCAAAGCCGCGGATCGAGAGGTCTTCCGTACGAGAGATGAAATTGCCCGCGGCATTGTTCATCAGGCCGGTGAGCGGGCCATGCTTGGCCCAGATCTCATCATTCATGTCGGTGATGGCTTCTGCGACCCGGATATCGCAGGCATGCGGCACGACCTTGCCGCCATGCTTGTCCATAAGTTCGGTCGCAGTCTCCTCGCACACACCGCCACGCCTGCCGCAGATATGCACTTCGGCGCCGAGCTTCAGGAAGCCTTCGGCCATTTCTTTGCCGAGGCCGGTGCCGCCGCCTGTTATCAGGATACGCTCGTCCTTCATCAGGCCGTCGCGATACATGAGTTTGCTTGTGTCCATTGTAACCTCCCTATTGTTGAGGAAGATCATAGATCAGGCAGGCTGGCTGACCAGCCCGTGTCTCTATGCGATCCCGCTCAGCCTAGTTTCCGGAAAGGCAAGGTGGCGATCCGCCAGAGAACGAGCAATGCAAATAGCGGAATCACGCCCACTATCCAGAGACTGAACAGGAAGAGGCCAGCCGTAGTGGGAGCCATAGCGATGTGAAAACTGGCGAGATAATCTCGCGATGCCTGACATATTTGCAGGAGAGGACCGTTTTCGGGTGTGGCGTATGACAGGATAAAGATGCCCGCTCCTGCGGGAATGCTCAAGTAAATGAGAATGGCGAGCTCGAAGCGCCCGAATATGAATATCTTGGACAAAAGCTTGTCCAGAAAAGGACGTTTGGGAATATCGCGCCTGCTTCTTCCTTCACCCACACGCCTTCTCCGACGGAACAAATTAATTCCCTTTAAAGTAGCAAGTTTTACTCAAAAAAGCGTAAACCTGACACACCGATTTCTCTGTGGGTAAGGCTTATTCCCTTACTTTCTGAACGGCAGGCTGATCAGGCGCCAGAGGACCCAGAGCGGGAGAACGATCGTGGCGCCTGCCAGCGCGGGTTTCCAGAAATTCCGGATCGCCCAGCCTGCGGCTGAGAGGGCCTGTTTCGCAATTGCGGCCAATGCACCCGGAATGTTCGCATCCTGAGCGGCCGGGTTGAAGTTCGCTGCCAGTACGAAGAAGCCGACAAGGATGCAGAGCCCAGTCAGTTTGACCCCGCCCCAGAGGCTGATGCCGAACAGGCGCAGCAGCAGTGGGCGTTTCGGTGGCTTTCCGGGCTTTTCCGGCGGTGGTGGCGCAGGCGCCGGATCGCTTGGGGGCGGTGTGTCAGTCATTTGTCCCGGGGGCCATCGGGGGAGGCGCGGCCTGTGTCTTTTCTTCGTCGCTGCCAGGCGCTTTGTACGGGACGTAGACGACATGCTGGAACGGGATGGTCACACCGTTTGCATCGAAGGCTTCTTTCACTGCCTTGGTGACGTCCGCGCGGACATCGATAAATTCCGGTGTGGCCACGTAGGCGCGCAATCTGACCTGCACACTGGAAGAGGCGAGCGCGTGGATGCCAACCCAGGTGTCATCATTTGCGAGGATGCGCGGATGGGCGTCAGCCACTTCGCGGACGAGCCGGAGTGCCAAGTCCATGTCGTCATCATAGGAAATGTCGAAATAGAGATCGAGGCGCCGGCGCGTCTGCCTTGTATGGTTGATCAGCGGCTCGGCCCACACCTTGTCATTGGTGATGGAGACGATCTTGTTGTCGATTTGCTTCACCTGCGTGAGGAAGGGGGTGATGTCGATCACTTCGCCATCAAGCCCGGCTGCGCTGACATAGTCGCCGATACGGAATGGCCGGAAGATTGCCAGCATGATGCCGGCGGCAACGGCCTTCAGCGTGTCCTGCAGGGCAAGGCCGATGGCGAGACCCGCAGCGCCGAGCAGGGCTGCCAGTGAGGCTGTCGGGAAGCCCAATTGTGTCAGGGCAAAGACGATCGCGACGGCGAAGATCAGGTATTTGAACAGGGAGGCCGCAAAGGCGAACAGCGTGTCGTCCGCCCCTGCGCGGCGATGGGCCTTGCGCCCGAACCGCCGCAGCGAGCGGGCGACGCCGTTGGCAATGATCACGGCGATCACCAGGATTGCGACAGCCCCGATCGCGCCGGGCCCGCGCTGCTCCACCATGGCTTCCCAATCGTAACCCGCGAGGCCAAGCGGAATGGGGCTGAGCAGGATCAGCGCGAAGACCCGGGTGATGGAAGCGGCAAGGTCCCAGTTCGAGCCTTCGAATTCCTTGTCCTTTGACAAGGCTTTCTTGCCGATCAGCAGCACAAGGCGCCGCAACAGGCTGGCAACGATCCAGACGGCAATTGCCGACAGGAGAACAATGCCCCATTTCTCGACATAGGGTTCGAGCGTTGCGGCCCATGGCGGCCAGCCGGTGGTGTCGATCGGAAGCTTCATCCGAATCTTCTGTCACGCAGTCTGATGCGCTTCAACTGACTTCAGCTGACTTCACGCGTGATATTCACCTGATGCGGATACGGGATCGAAATACCGGCCGCGTCGAGCGCTTCTTTCACGGTCCGGGTCAGCGTCCAGCGAACTTCCCAATAGTCAGAGGTTTTCACCCATGGACGCGCCACGATGTCCACCGAACTGGCGCCCAGTGTGTTGACCCGCACGACGGGCGCCGGGTCTGCCAGCACGCGGTCATCGGCCTTGATGGCA
Coding sequences:
- a CDS encoding SDR family oxidoreductase, whose product is MDTSKLMYRDGLMKDERILITGGGTGLGKEMAEGFLKLGAEVHICGRRGGVCEETATELMDKHGGKVVPHACDIRVAEAITDMNDEIWAKHGPLTGLMNNAAGNFISRTEDLSIRGFDAISNIVFRGSFYMTHDIGKRWIDQKLKGNVCSILTTWVWNGGPFVVPSAMSKAAVNTMTQSLAVEWGRYGLRFNAIAPGPFPTKGAWARLSPDSGESSMERGVANPMGRVGEMHELVNLAVLLMAPGAEYINGQTIAIDGGMYNASGGNFSALAAWSDEQWSAAREAIEGANAEDKAKRTV
- a CDS encoding mechanosensitive ion channel family protein, which encodes MKLPIDTTGWPPWAATLEPYVEKWGIVLLSAIAVWIVASLLRRLVLLIGKKALSKDKEFEGSNWDLAASITRVFALILLSPIPLGLAGYDWEAMVEQRGPGAIGAVAILVIAVIIANGVARSLRRFGRKAHRRAGADDTLFAFAASLFKYLIFAVAIVFALTQLGFPTASLAALLGAAGLAIGLALQDTLKAVAAGIMLAIFRPFRIGDYVSAAGLDGEVIDITPFLTQVKQIDNKIVSITNDKVWAEPLINHTRQTRRRLDLYFDISYDDDMDLALRLVREVADAHPRILANDDTWVGIHALASSSVQVRLRAYVATPEFIDVRADVTKAVKEAFDANGVTIPFQHVVYVPYKAPGSDEEKTQAAPPPMAPGTND